The region GAAAGATAACAAGGCGTTTGTCGTAAATAAAATATGCATTGAATGCGGACATTGTATAGCTATATGCCCTAAGTTCGCCGTTTCAACAGAAGAAGATAAAATGAAGGAAGTTATCCCCTATAAGGAAGAAACCTTTCATATAGAACCGGAAAATCTTTTAAATTTTATTAAATTCAGAAGGTCAATTAGGCAATTTAAAGATCAAGAGGTGGAGATAGAGAAACTAGAGAAGATAATAGAAGCAGGCCGTTTTACTGAAACTGCCAGAAATCTTCAAGATGTTTCTTATATTGTAGTCAGAAAAGATATTGATAAACTTCGAATATTAGTAATGGAAAGATTATATCATATGGGTCAACATATTCTAGAAAATCTGACTCAGGAAACCATGTCCATTAAAAAATACGCAAAGATGTGGGTTGATATGTATGAAGCGTATCAAAAAAATCCAAATATTGAGGATACAATCTATTTTAATGCTCCAGCTTTAATATTAGTGGTATCGCCAACACCGATTAACGGAGGATTAGCTTCCACGAATATGGAATTAATGACGAATGCATTAGGGCTTGGTACCTTCTATAGTGGATTTACGGTTCGAGCTGCAGAAGATAATCAAAAGATAAGAGAGTTTTTAGAACTAAAAGAAGACGAACAAATCATTTCTTGTCTTGCGATAGGTTATCCAAAGGTTAACTATCTAAGAACAGTACCGCGTAATGACGCTAAGATTACTTGGTTATAGTAGGAAAGATTCAATACAGAAAATAATAATATGCCGAAGCCCGAGAATACCCCGGGACTTCGGCGTTTTTTATATAATTAGGACAACAAGGTCTTTCGAAGTGAATCAATATAGATTGGGACTTCAAAGGCGTCAGTGAGAATCAATATATGTTTGTAATGTATCATGGTATTTCACCAAATCAATTTCCTGAGGTTCGGTTTCTTCACCTAGCAGTAGATCCACCATATAGCGTGCAGTTTTGCCACCGATGGTCATCGATTTAATGCAGGATACGCAGTAAACTGCTACATCTTGACAGGGCATTTGGGCTGCGCGATTTTTCTGAAATTTGTGGACCTCTTCCAAAGGAATGCGGTTATAAAAGTTGTCACCGCAGCAGATGGAATTGGTTCCGTTAAATTGGGATTCAACAACCTCAATTCCCATTTTGTGCAGCAGACTACGCACCGCAGCATGGACCCGCGGCTTTGAACGGAACGAGCAGGAGTCATGGACTGAAAGAGTCAACCCTTCGTAGTGGGGAAGTGAAAGCTCAGGTAACTGGTCTAGTAGTTCCCATAGGGAGATGGTCTGAATGCCTTCATAAAGAGATCGAAACCGTCTGTCACAACCAGCGCAGTTGTTGATGATGGTAGCGCCCTTGGGAAGCTGAGGGTCATGATGGCAACAGATGCTGTGGAGTTTTACTGGCCCCCAATAACGGTTGAGAAGCGATAGTATCTTCTCGCTAGCGTAAGGCTTGTAAATACTCAAAGCACAGCCAGGGTTAAACCAACAATTTTTTATGTCAATCTGGGAAAGACTGATGCTGGGAAGTCGAAGTTTTGTCATGTATATGTGTCTCCTTTATTAATTTCTTATAATAAATCAGTTACTCCATTTACGTTAGCTTGCTCGTTATCCTCCATTGGAATAACAATGCACTTTTTACCATCAATGATTTGCGAAGTAATTTGTTGCATTTTTTGTGGCTTAACTTTAAGGATAACATCGAAGTTACTGTTTGCGGAATCGTCAGAAGAGTCGGTATCTATGTTATCAGAATCCACTTGATCAGTTATGTTACCATTTTCACGGGTTACCGCTACTTCTTCTAATTTTTTTTGTAATTTAATTACTTGCTCGGTGAGCTCTTGCTCTTTTCTTTTTTGAGCACTAGCAGCAAGTATTTTATTGTCAATCAAATGATCAACTACTGGTGGCATATCAGCAAAATTTTCAGCATAGGAAGTTTCGATTTTTGCTGTAACCTCTTCTGGTAGACCACTCGCAGAAAGGATGTCCTGGATAGAATCATTGGTAAGAAATAATGGTTCTTGATCTTGCTTGGTATCCTTATATTCAGATTGCTCATCTACCATCTGATTCAGTGTTTCCTGTATTTCCATGAATACTGCTTCACTTTTTTGTTCATCATTTATCGCATTACAGATAATTGTTTGGAATGTATTTTTCTGCTCGGTAGCAGTTTGTTTCACTGGACAGCCTAGAACCAATTCCATAAACTCTTTATGAGGTTCTTTTGTGTCTTTGGTAAAGTATAAGACAGAATGGATGTCAGAGCTTCGATCAGAGAATGCCGGAAAAACAAATCCAGTATCAGGTGCATTCACGATCCAATCTCGATTACGAGGCCCGATTCGATTTTCTATTTCTAAATATCCAAGGCCTGCTTTCGAAAGTGAAACAGGGCAGACAGCACATATCAGATAATCATATACTTCCTCTGATTCATCCAATTTAGCATTATCGGAAGTTTTCGTCATAACATCATAGGAGTCATGGAAAATCAGGATAAGATAATTCCCTGTATAATCATAATTATCAATGATTAATTGATAGAAAGATTCTAGCAAAGCGCTATTTTTTAATTTGCTTTCTTTTAACCCCATAAGGAATTGCTGCTTACCACCTGCATTTTCTTCTTCAAGTGGGAATTCAAGCTCTAATAAATTGTTACCTAGGGTACCAGATAATGTTTTATTGGCTATCTCCAAATATTTAAAGAATTCCTCATCTTTTAAATTTAAGAATGTTTCTTCTAGATTTAATACGATTTCTTTTTCTGCATTTACATAACAACCACACATTCTAGAAAACGTACAGTCATTTTTTTTAAGTCGTCTTTTTAAT is a window of Lachnoclostridium phytofermentans ISDg DNA encoding:
- a CDS encoding (Fe-S)-binding protein, encoding MTKLRLPSISLSQIDIKNCWFNPGCALSIYKPYASEKILSLLNRYWGPVKLHSICCHHDPQLPKGATIINNCAGCDRRFRSLYEGIQTISLWELLDQLPELSLPHYEGLTLSVHDSCSFRSKPRVHAAVRSLLHKMGIEVVESQFNGTNSICCGDNFYNRIPLEEVHKFQKNRAAQMPCQDVAVYCVSCIKSMTIGGKTARYMVDLLLGEETEPQEIDLVKYHDTLQTYIDSH
- a CDS encoding DUF4317 domain-containing protein codes for the protein MTKKDVLELKRRLKKNDCTFSRMCGCYVNAEKEIVLNLEETFLNLKDEEFFKYLEIANKTLSGTLGNNLLELEFPLEEENAGGKQQFLMGLKESKLKNSALLESFYQLIIDNYDYTGNYLILIFHDSYDVMTKTSDNAKLDESEEVYDYLICAVCPVSLSKAGLGYLEIENRIGPRNRDWIVNAPDTGFVFPAFSDRSSDIHSVLYFTKDTKEPHKEFMELVLGCPVKQTATEQKNTFQTIICNAINDEQKSEAVFMEIQETLNQMVDEQSEYKDTKQDQEPLFLTNDSIQDILSASGLPEEVTAKIETSYAENFADMPPVVDHLIDNKILAASAQKRKEQELTEQVIKLQKKLEEVAVTRENGNITDQVDSDNIDTDSSDDSANSNFDVILKVKPQKMQQITSQIIDGKKCIVIPMEDNEQANVNGVTDLL
- a CDS encoding nitroreductase family protein, with translation MMIVNKEKCIACGLCINDCPARCITWKDNKAFVVNKICIECGHCIAICPKFAVSTEEDKMKEVIPYKEETFHIEPENLLNFIKFRRSIRQFKDQEVEIEKLEKIIEAGRFTETARNLQDVSYIVVRKDIDKLRILVMERLYHMGQHILENLTQETMSIKKYAKMWVDMYEAYQKNPNIEDTIYFNAPALILVVSPTPINGGLASTNMELMTNALGLGTFYSGFTVRAAEDNQKIREFLELKEDEQIISCLAIGYPKVNYLRTVPRNDAKITWL